A region from the Bombyx mori chromosome 15, ASM3026992v2 genome encodes:
- the Mmp1 gene encoding matrix metalloproteinase 1 isoform 1 (isoform 1 is encoded by transcript variant 1; The RefSeq protein has 1 substitution compared to this genomic sequence), with protein MRIIKNTKGISRGIMAMMTMRGGLRILWTVAAAGVLLTRSSAAPTFGTTDKATMYLAQYGYLSPSVRNPSSGHIMDESSWRRAIAEFQSFAGLNATGELDDQTNEMMSLPRCGVRDKVGFGESRAKRYALQGSRWRVKNLTYKISKYPSRLNRAEVDAELAKAFSVWSDYTDLTFTQKRSGQVHIEIRFEKGEHGDGDPFDGPGGTLAHAYFPVYGGDAHFDDAEMWSINSRRGTNLFQVAAHEFGHSLGLSHSDVRSALMAPFYRGYDPAFQLDQDDVQGIQSLYGHKTQTDIGGGGGGLIPSVPRATTQQPSAEDPALCADPRVDTIFNSADGSTFVFKGDHYWRLTEDGVAAGYPRLISRAWPGLPGNIDAAFTYKNGKTYFFKGSKYWRYNGQKMDGDYPKDISEGFTGIPDNLDAALVWSGNGKIYFYKGSKFWRFDPAQRPPVKATYPKPLSNWDGIPDNIDAALQYTNGYTYFFKGGSYWRFNDRLFSVDTDNPQFPRSTAFWWLGCSSAPRGTVGGNARLSDDTVPADDDVGDITFDAGVKSSAPRSFFWFRK; from the exons ATGAGAATAATTAAGAATACGAAAGGAATTTCAAGGGGCATTATGGCAATGATGACTATGAGGGGCGGCTTGAGGATTCTATGGACGGTGGCGGCTGCCGGAGTCTTACTCACGAGGAGTAGCGCCGCTCCAACCTTCGGTACTACAGATAAGGCGACG ATGTATTTAGCACAGTACGGTTATTTAAGTCCATCAGTAAGGAATCCTTCGAGTGGACACATTATGGATGAGAGCTCGTGGAGGAGAGCCATTGCCGAATTTCAGAGCTTCGCTGGTCTTAATGCTACGG GTGAACTGGATGACCAAACGAACGAAATGATGTCATTGCCAAGGTGTGGAGTTAGAGATAAAGTAGGCTTCGGAGAGAGTCGTGCCAAAAGATACGCATTGCAAG GGTCAAGATGGCGTGTCAAAAATCTGACGTACAAGATATCCAAGTACCCATCAAGACTGAATCGCGCCGAAGTCGATGCTGAGCTTGCCAAAGCCTTCTCCGTCTGGTCTGACTACACGGATCTTACTTTCACACAAAAGAGATCCGGTCAAGTCCACATAGAAATTAG GTTTGAGAAAGGCGAGCACGGTGACGGAGATCCTTTTGATGGTCCAGGAGGCACCCTCGCCCACGCTTATTTCCCG GTGTATGGAGGTGATGCCCATTTTGATGACGCTGAGATGTGGTCCATCAATTCCCGTAGAGGAACTAATCTTTTCCAG GTAGCAGCGCATGAGTTTGGTCACTCGCTGGGTCTCTCACACAGCGATGTAAGATCCGCATTGATGGCGCCGTTTTATCGTGGTTACGATCCTGCTTTCCAACTCGATCAGGACGACGTCCAAGGAATTCAG tcGCTTTATGGCCACAAGACCCAGACAGACATTGGTGGCGGTGGCGGCGGACTGATACCTTCCGTTCCTCGAGCGACCACGCAGCAGCCGTCAGCTGAGGATCCGGCTCTCTGCGCTGATCCTCGTATTGATACTATCTTTAATTCTGCCGACGGTTCGACTTTTGTATTCAAAG GCGATCATTACTGGAGGCTAACTGAAGATGGCGTAGCGGCTGGGTACCCGCGTCTTATTTCCCGAGCCTGGCCTGGTCTACCCGGAAACATTGATGCAGCATTTACCTACAAGAACGGCAAGACTTACTTCTTTAAGGGCTCGAAGTACTGGAGGTACAATGGGCAGAAGATGGACGGGGATTACCCCAAGGATATTAGTGAAG GCTTCACCGGTATCCCAGATAACCTAGATGCGGCTTTGGTTTGGTCCGGCAATGGCAAGATCTATTTCTACAAGGGCTCGAAATTCTGGCGATTTGACCCTGCACAACGGCCTCCCGTGAAAGCTACCTACCCGAAGCCTTTGTCTAACTGGGATGGAATACCTGATAACATCGACGCCGCCTTGCAGTACACTAACGGATACACCTACTTCTTCAAGGGGGGATCATACTGGAGATTCAACGACAGATTGTTCAGC GTGGACACAGACAACCCTCAGTTCCCGCGTTCAACCGCGTTCTGGTGGTTGGGCTGCAGCAGCGCGCCGCGCGGCACCGTCGGAGGTAACGCTCGACTATCAGACGACACTGTTCCTGCCGATGACGACGTCGGGGACATTACCTTCGACGCAG
- the Mmp1 gene encoding matrix metalloproteinase 1 isoform X2 has translation MRIIKNTKGISRGIMAMMTMRGGLRILWTVAAAGVLLTRSSAAPTFGTTDKATMYLAQYGYLSPSVRNPSSGHIMDESSWRRAIAEFQSFAGLNATGELDDQTNEMMSLPRCGVRDKVGFGESRAKRYALQGSRWRVKNLTYKISKYPSRLNRAEVDAELAKAFSVWSDYTDLTFTQKRSGQVHIEIRFEKGEHGDGDPFDGPGGTLAHAYFPVYGGDAHFDDAEMWSINSRRGTNLFQVAAHEFGHSLGLSHSDVRSALMAPFYRGYDPAFQLDQDDVQGIQSLYGHKTQTDIGGGGGGLIPSVPRATTQQPSAEDPALCADPRIDTIFNSADGSTFVFKGDHYWRLTEDGVAAGYPRLISRAWPGLPGNIDAAFTYKNGKTYFFKGSKYWRYNGQKMDGDYPKDISEGFTGIPDNLDAALVWSGNGKIYFYKGSKFWRFDPAQRPPVKATYPKPLSNWDGIPDNIDAALQYTNGYTYFFKGGSYWRFNDRLFSVDTDNPQFPRSTAFWWLGCSSAPRGTVGGNARLSDDTVPADDDVGDITFDADDGTPSLENDGVIARPTLTSVLVVVVTTLRHVLRT, from the exons ATGAGAATAATTAAGAATACGAAAGGAATTTCAAGGGGCATTATGGCAATGATGACTATGAGGGGCGGCTTGAGGATTCTATGGACGGTGGCGGCTGCCGGAGTCTTACTCACGAGGAGTAGCGCCGCTCCAACCTTCGGTACTACAGATAAGGCGACG ATGTATTTAGCACAGTACGGTTATTTAAGTCCATCAGTAAGGAATCCTTCGAGTGGACACATTATGGATGAGAGCTCGTGGAGGAGAGCCATTGCCGAATTTCAGAGCTTCGCTGGTCTTAATGCTACGG GTGAACTGGATGACCAAACGAACGAAATGATGTCATTGCCAAGGTGTGGAGTTAGAGATAAAGTAGGCTTCGGAGAGAGTCGTGCCAAAAGATACGCATTGCAAG GGTCAAGATGGCGTGTCAAAAATCTGACGTACAAGATATCCAAGTACCCATCAAGACTGAATCGCGCCGAAGTCGATGCTGAGCTTGCCAAAGCCTTCTCCGTCTGGTCTGACTACACGGATCTTACTTTCACACAAAAGAGATCCGGTCAAGTCCACATAGAAATTAG GTTTGAGAAAGGCGAGCACGGTGACGGAGATCCTTTTGATGGTCCAGGAGGCACCCTCGCCCACGCTTATTTCCCG GTGTATGGAGGTGATGCCCATTTTGATGACGCTGAGATGTGGTCCATCAATTCCCGTAGAGGAACTAATCTTTTCCAG GTAGCAGCGCATGAGTTTGGTCACTCGCTGGGTCTCTCACACAGCGATGTAAGATCCGCATTGATGGCGCCGTTTTATCGTGGTTACGATCCTGCTTTCCAACTCGATCAGGACGACGTCCAAGGAATTCAG tcGCTTTATGGCCACAAGACCCAGACAGACATTGGTGGCGGTGGCGGCGGACTGATACCTTCCGTTCCTCGAGCGACCACGCAGCAGCCGTCAGCTGAGGATCCGGCTCTCTGCGCTGATCCTCGTATTGATACTATCTTTAATTCTGCCGACGGTTCGACTTTTGTATTCAAAG GCGATCATTACTGGAGGCTAACTGAAGATGGCGTAGCGGCTGGGTACCCGCGTCTTATTTCCCGAGCCTGGCCTGGTCTACCCGGAAACATTGATGCAGCATTTACCTACAAGAACGGCAAGACTTACTTCTTTAAGGGCTCGAAGTACTGGAGGTACAATGGGCAGAAGATGGACGGGGATTACCCCAAGGATATTAGTGAAG GCTTCACCGGTATCCCAGATAACCTAGATGCGGCTTTGGTTTGGTCCGGCAATGGCAAGATCTATTTCTACAAGGGCTCGAAATTCTGGCGATTTGACCCTGCACAACGGCCTCCCGTGAAAGCTACCTACCCGAAGCCTTTGTCTAACTGGGATGGAATACCTGATAACATCGACGCCGCCTTGCAGTACACTAACGGATACACCTACTTCTTCAAGGGGGGATCATACTGGAGATTCAACGACAGATTGTTCAGC GTGGACACAGACAACCCTCAGTTCCCGCGTTCAACCGCGTTCTGGTGGTTGGGCTGCAGCAGCGCGCCGCGCGGCACCGTCGGAGGTAACGCTCGACTATCAGACGACACTGTTCCTGCCGATGACGACGTCGGGGACATTACCTTCGACGCAG
- the Mmp1 gene encoding matrix metalloproteinase 1 isoform X3: protein MRIIKNTKGISRGIMAMMTMRGGLRILWTVAAAGVLLTRSSAAPTFGTTDKATMYLAQYGYLSPSVRNPSSGHIMDESSWRRAIAEFQSFAGLNATGELDDQTNEMMSLPRCGVRDKVGFGESRAKRYALQGSRWRVKNLTYKISKYPSRLNRAEVDAELAKAFSVWSDYTDLTFTQKRSGQVHIEIRFEKGEHGDGDPFDGPGGTLAHAYFPAHQIAMQYVKRDLQSDVYTVYGGDAHFDDAEMWSINSRRGTNLFQVAAHEFGHSLGLSHSDVRSALMAPFYRGYDPAFQLDQDDVQGIQSLYGHKTQTDIGGGGGGLIPSVPRATTQQPSAEDPALCADPRIDTIFNSADGSTFVFKGDHYWRLTEDGVAAGYPRLISRAWPGLPGNIDAAFTYKNGKTYFFKGSKYWRYNGQKMDGDYPKDISEGFTGIPDNLDAALVWSGNGKIYFYKGSKFWRFDPAQRPPVKATYPKPLSNWDGIPDNIDAALQYTNGYTYFFKGGSYWRFNDRLFSVDTDNPQFPRSTAFWWLGCSSAPRGTVGGNARLSDDTVPADDDVGDITFDAGVKSSAPRSFFWFRK from the exons ATGAGAATAATTAAGAATACGAAAGGAATTTCAAGGGGCATTATGGCAATGATGACTATGAGGGGCGGCTTGAGGATTCTATGGACGGTGGCGGCTGCCGGAGTCTTACTCACGAGGAGTAGCGCCGCTCCAACCTTCGGTACTACAGATAAGGCGACG ATGTATTTAGCACAGTACGGTTATTTAAGTCCATCAGTAAGGAATCCTTCGAGTGGACACATTATGGATGAGAGCTCGTGGAGGAGAGCCATTGCCGAATTTCAGAGCTTCGCTGGTCTTAATGCTACGG GTGAACTGGATGACCAAACGAACGAAATGATGTCATTGCCAAGGTGTGGAGTTAGAGATAAAGTAGGCTTCGGAGAGAGTCGTGCCAAAAGATACGCATTGCAAG GGTCAAGATGGCGTGTCAAAAATCTGACGTACAAGATATCCAAGTACCCATCAAGACTGAATCGCGCCGAAGTCGATGCTGAGCTTGCCAAAGCCTTCTCCGTCTGGTCTGACTACACGGATCTTACTTTCACACAAAAGAGATCCGGTCAAGTCCACATAGAAATTAG GTTTGAGAAAGGCGAGCACGGTGACGGAGATCCTTTTGATGGTCCAGGAGGCACCCTCGCCCACGCTTATTTCCCG GCACATCAAATAGCGATGCAATATGTTAAAAGGGACTTGCAAAGTGATGTGTATACG GTGTATGGAGGTGATGCCCATTTTGATGACGCTGAGATGTGGTCCATCAATTCCCGTAGAGGAACTAATCTTTTCCAG GTAGCAGCGCATGAGTTTGGTCACTCGCTGGGTCTCTCACACAGCGATGTAAGATCCGCATTGATGGCGCCGTTTTATCGTGGTTACGATCCTGCTTTCCAACTCGATCAGGACGACGTCCAAGGAATTCAG tcGCTTTATGGCCACAAGACCCAGACAGACATTGGTGGCGGTGGCGGCGGACTGATACCTTCCGTTCCTCGAGCGACCACGCAGCAGCCGTCAGCTGAGGATCCGGCTCTCTGCGCTGATCCTCGTATTGATACTATCTTTAATTCTGCCGACGGTTCGACTTTTGTATTCAAAG GCGATCATTACTGGAGGCTAACTGAAGATGGCGTAGCGGCTGGGTACCCGCGTCTTATTTCCCGAGCCTGGCCTGGTCTACCCGGAAACATTGATGCAGCATTTACCTACAAGAACGGCAAGACTTACTTCTTTAAGGGCTCGAAGTACTGGAGGTACAATGGGCAGAAGATGGACGGGGATTACCCCAAGGATATTAGTGAAG GCTTCACCGGTATCCCAGATAACCTAGATGCGGCTTTGGTTTGGTCCGGCAATGGCAAGATCTATTTCTACAAGGGCTCGAAATTCTGGCGATTTGACCCTGCACAACGGCCTCCCGTGAAAGCTACCTACCCGAAGCCTTTGTCTAACTGGGATGGAATACCTGATAACATCGACGCCGCCTTGCAGTACACTAACGGATACACCTACTTCTTCAAGGGGGGATCATACTGGAGATTCAACGACAGATTGTTCAGC GTGGACACAGACAACCCTCAGTTCCCGCGTTCAACCGCGTTCTGGTGGTTGGGCTGCAGCAGCGCGCCGCGCGGCACCGTCGGAGGTAACGCTCGACTATCAGACGACACTGTTCCTGCCGATGACGACGTCGGGGACATTACCTTCGACGCAG
- the Mmp1 gene encoding matrix metalloproteinase 1 isoform X10, translated as MRIIKNTKGISRGIMAMMTMRGGLRILWTVAAAGVLLTRSSAAPTFGTTDKATMYLAQYGYLSPSVRNPSSGHIMDESSWRRAIAEFQSFAGLNATGELDDQTNEMMSLPRCGVRDKVGFGESRAKRYALQGSRWRVKNLTYKISKYPSRLNRAEVDAELAKAFSVWSDYTDLTFTQKRSGQVHIEIRFEKGEHGDGDPFDGPGGTLAHAYFPVYGGDAHFDDAEMWSINSRRGTNLFQVAAHEFGHSLGLSHSDVRSALMAPFYRGYDPAFQLDQDDVQGIQSLYGHKTQTDIGGGGGGLIPSVPRATTQQPSAEDPALCADPRIDTIFNSADGSTFVFKGDHYWRLTEDGVAAGYPRLISRAWPGLPGNIDAAFTYKNGKTYFFKGSKYWRYNGQKMDGDYPKDISEGFTGIPDNLDAALVWSGNGKIYFYKGSKFWRFDPAQRPPVKATYPKPLSNWDGIPDNIDAALQYTNGYTYFFKGGSYWRFNDRLFSVDTDNPQFPRSTAFWWLGCSSAPRGTVGVVNVQSDGARL; from the exons ATGAGAATAATTAAGAATACGAAAGGAATTTCAAGGGGCATTATGGCAATGATGACTATGAGGGGCGGCTTGAGGATTCTATGGACGGTGGCGGCTGCCGGAGTCTTACTCACGAGGAGTAGCGCCGCTCCAACCTTCGGTACTACAGATAAGGCGACG ATGTATTTAGCACAGTACGGTTATTTAAGTCCATCAGTAAGGAATCCTTCGAGTGGACACATTATGGATGAGAGCTCGTGGAGGAGAGCCATTGCCGAATTTCAGAGCTTCGCTGGTCTTAATGCTACGG GTGAACTGGATGACCAAACGAACGAAATGATGTCATTGCCAAGGTGTGGAGTTAGAGATAAAGTAGGCTTCGGAGAGAGTCGTGCCAAAAGATACGCATTGCAAG GGTCAAGATGGCGTGTCAAAAATCTGACGTACAAGATATCCAAGTACCCATCAAGACTGAATCGCGCCGAAGTCGATGCTGAGCTTGCCAAAGCCTTCTCCGTCTGGTCTGACTACACGGATCTTACTTTCACACAAAAGAGATCCGGTCAAGTCCACATAGAAATTAG GTTTGAGAAAGGCGAGCACGGTGACGGAGATCCTTTTGATGGTCCAGGAGGCACCCTCGCCCACGCTTATTTCCCG GTGTATGGAGGTGATGCCCATTTTGATGACGCTGAGATGTGGTCCATCAATTCCCGTAGAGGAACTAATCTTTTCCAG GTAGCAGCGCATGAGTTTGGTCACTCGCTGGGTCTCTCACACAGCGATGTAAGATCCGCATTGATGGCGCCGTTTTATCGTGGTTACGATCCTGCTTTCCAACTCGATCAGGACGACGTCCAAGGAATTCAG tcGCTTTATGGCCACAAGACCCAGACAGACATTGGTGGCGGTGGCGGCGGACTGATACCTTCCGTTCCTCGAGCGACCACGCAGCAGCCGTCAGCTGAGGATCCGGCTCTCTGCGCTGATCCTCGTATTGATACTATCTTTAATTCTGCCGACGGTTCGACTTTTGTATTCAAAG GCGATCATTACTGGAGGCTAACTGAAGATGGCGTAGCGGCTGGGTACCCGCGTCTTATTTCCCGAGCCTGGCCTGGTCTACCCGGAAACATTGATGCAGCATTTACCTACAAGAACGGCAAGACTTACTTCTTTAAGGGCTCGAAGTACTGGAGGTACAATGGGCAGAAGATGGACGGGGATTACCCCAAGGATATTAGTGAAG GCTTCACCGGTATCCCAGATAACCTAGATGCGGCTTTGGTTTGGTCCGGCAATGGCAAGATCTATTTCTACAAGGGCTCGAAATTCTGGCGATTTGACCCTGCACAACGGCCTCCCGTGAAAGCTACCTACCCGAAGCCTTTGTCTAACTGGGATGGAATACCTGATAACATCGACGCCGCCTTGCAGTACACTAACGGATACACCTACTTCTTCAAGGGGGGATCATACTGGAGATTCAACGACAGATTGTTCAGC GTGGACACAGACAACCCTCAGTTCCCGCGTTCAACCGCGTTCTGGTGGTTGGGCTGCAGCAGCGCGCCGCGCGGCACCGTCGGAG
- the Mmp1 gene encoding matrix metalloproteinase 1 isoform X6 — protein MRIIKNTKGISRGIMAMMTMRGGLRILWTVAAAGVLLTRSSAAPTFGTTDKATMYLAQYGYLSPSVRNPSSGHIMDESSWRRAIAEFQSFAGLNATGELDDQTNEMMSLPRCGVRDKVGFGESRAKRYALQGSRWRVKNLTYKISKYPSRLNRAEVDAELAKAFSVWSDYTDLTFTQKRSGQVHIEIRFEKGEHGDGDPFDGPGGTLAHAYFPVYGGDAHFDDAEMWSINSRRGTNLFQVAAHEFGHSLGLSHSDVRSALMAPFYRGYDPAFQLDQDDVQGIQSLYGHKTQTDIGGGGGGLIPSVPRATTQQPSAEDPALCADPRIDTIFNSADGSTFVFKGDHYWRLTEDGVAAGYPRLISRAWPGLPGNIDAAFTYKNGKTYFFKGSKYWRYNGQKMDGDYPKDISEGFTGIPDNLDAALVWSGNGKIYFYKGSKFWRFDPAQRPPVKATYPKPLSNWDGIPDNIDAALQYTNGYTYFFKGGSYWRFNDRLFSVDTDNPQFPRSTAFWWLGCSSAPRGTVGGNARLSDDTVPADDDVGDITFDAVVNVQSDGARL, from the exons ATGAGAATAATTAAGAATACGAAAGGAATTTCAAGGGGCATTATGGCAATGATGACTATGAGGGGCGGCTTGAGGATTCTATGGACGGTGGCGGCTGCCGGAGTCTTACTCACGAGGAGTAGCGCCGCTCCAACCTTCGGTACTACAGATAAGGCGACG ATGTATTTAGCACAGTACGGTTATTTAAGTCCATCAGTAAGGAATCCTTCGAGTGGACACATTATGGATGAGAGCTCGTGGAGGAGAGCCATTGCCGAATTTCAGAGCTTCGCTGGTCTTAATGCTACGG GTGAACTGGATGACCAAACGAACGAAATGATGTCATTGCCAAGGTGTGGAGTTAGAGATAAAGTAGGCTTCGGAGAGAGTCGTGCCAAAAGATACGCATTGCAAG GGTCAAGATGGCGTGTCAAAAATCTGACGTACAAGATATCCAAGTACCCATCAAGACTGAATCGCGCCGAAGTCGATGCTGAGCTTGCCAAAGCCTTCTCCGTCTGGTCTGACTACACGGATCTTACTTTCACACAAAAGAGATCCGGTCAAGTCCACATAGAAATTAG GTTTGAGAAAGGCGAGCACGGTGACGGAGATCCTTTTGATGGTCCAGGAGGCACCCTCGCCCACGCTTATTTCCCG GTGTATGGAGGTGATGCCCATTTTGATGACGCTGAGATGTGGTCCATCAATTCCCGTAGAGGAACTAATCTTTTCCAG GTAGCAGCGCATGAGTTTGGTCACTCGCTGGGTCTCTCACACAGCGATGTAAGATCCGCATTGATGGCGCCGTTTTATCGTGGTTACGATCCTGCTTTCCAACTCGATCAGGACGACGTCCAAGGAATTCAG tcGCTTTATGGCCACAAGACCCAGACAGACATTGGTGGCGGTGGCGGCGGACTGATACCTTCCGTTCCTCGAGCGACCACGCAGCAGCCGTCAGCTGAGGATCCGGCTCTCTGCGCTGATCCTCGTATTGATACTATCTTTAATTCTGCCGACGGTTCGACTTTTGTATTCAAAG GCGATCATTACTGGAGGCTAACTGAAGATGGCGTAGCGGCTGGGTACCCGCGTCTTATTTCCCGAGCCTGGCCTGGTCTACCCGGAAACATTGATGCAGCATTTACCTACAAGAACGGCAAGACTTACTTCTTTAAGGGCTCGAAGTACTGGAGGTACAATGGGCAGAAGATGGACGGGGATTACCCCAAGGATATTAGTGAAG GCTTCACCGGTATCCCAGATAACCTAGATGCGGCTTTGGTTTGGTCCGGCAATGGCAAGATCTATTTCTACAAGGGCTCGAAATTCTGGCGATTTGACCCTGCACAACGGCCTCCCGTGAAAGCTACCTACCCGAAGCCTTTGTCTAACTGGGATGGAATACCTGATAACATCGACGCCGCCTTGCAGTACACTAACGGATACACCTACTTCTTCAAGGGGGGATCATACTGGAGATTCAACGACAGATTGTTCAGC GTGGACACAGACAACCCTCAGTTCCCGCGTTCAACCGCGTTCTGGTGGTTGGGCTGCAGCAGCGCGCCGCGCGGCACCGTCGGAGGTAACGCTCGACTATCAGACGACACTGTTCCTGCCGATGACGACGTCGGGGACATTACCTTCGACGCAG
- the Mmp1 gene encoding matrix metalloproteinase 1 isoform X1 — MRIIKNTKGISRGIMAMMTMRGGLRILWTVAAAGVLLTRSSAAPTFGTTDKATMYLAQYGYLSPSVRNPSSGHIMDESSWRRAIAEFQSFAGLNATGELDDQTNEMMSLPRCGVRDKVGFGESRAKRYALQGSRWRVKNLTYKISKYPSRLNRAEVDAELAKAFSVWSDYTDLTFTQKRSGQVHIEIRFEKGEHGDGDPFDGPGGTLAHAYFPAHQIAMQYVKRDLQSDVYTVYGGDAHFDDAEMWSINSRRGTNLFQVAAHEFGHSLGLSHSDVRSALMAPFYRGYDPAFQLDQDDVQGIQSLYGHKTQTDIGGGGGGLIPSVPRATTQQPSAEDPALCADPRIDTIFNSADGSTFVFKGDHYWRLTEDGVAAGYPRLISRAWPGLPGNIDAAFTYKNGKTYFFKGSKYWRYNGQKMDGDYPKDISEGFTGIPDNLDAALVWSGNGKIYFYKGSKFWRFDPAQRPPVKATYPKPLSNWDGIPDNIDAALQYTNGYTYFFKGGSYWRFNDRLFSVDTDNPQFPRSTAFWWLGCSSAPRGTVGGNARLSDDTVPADDDVGDITFDADDGTPSLENDGVIARPTLTSVLVVVVTTLRHVLRT; from the exons ATGAGAATAATTAAGAATACGAAAGGAATTTCAAGGGGCATTATGGCAATGATGACTATGAGGGGCGGCTTGAGGATTCTATGGACGGTGGCGGCTGCCGGAGTCTTACTCACGAGGAGTAGCGCCGCTCCAACCTTCGGTACTACAGATAAGGCGACG ATGTATTTAGCACAGTACGGTTATTTAAGTCCATCAGTAAGGAATCCTTCGAGTGGACACATTATGGATGAGAGCTCGTGGAGGAGAGCCATTGCCGAATTTCAGAGCTTCGCTGGTCTTAATGCTACGG GTGAACTGGATGACCAAACGAACGAAATGATGTCATTGCCAAGGTGTGGAGTTAGAGATAAAGTAGGCTTCGGAGAGAGTCGTGCCAAAAGATACGCATTGCAAG GGTCAAGATGGCGTGTCAAAAATCTGACGTACAAGATATCCAAGTACCCATCAAGACTGAATCGCGCCGAAGTCGATGCTGAGCTTGCCAAAGCCTTCTCCGTCTGGTCTGACTACACGGATCTTACTTTCACACAAAAGAGATCCGGTCAAGTCCACATAGAAATTAG GTTTGAGAAAGGCGAGCACGGTGACGGAGATCCTTTTGATGGTCCAGGAGGCACCCTCGCCCACGCTTATTTCCCG GCACATCAAATAGCGATGCAATATGTTAAAAGGGACTTGCAAAGTGATGTGTATACG GTGTATGGAGGTGATGCCCATTTTGATGACGCTGAGATGTGGTCCATCAATTCCCGTAGAGGAACTAATCTTTTCCAG GTAGCAGCGCATGAGTTTGGTCACTCGCTGGGTCTCTCACACAGCGATGTAAGATCCGCATTGATGGCGCCGTTTTATCGTGGTTACGATCCTGCTTTCCAACTCGATCAGGACGACGTCCAAGGAATTCAG tcGCTTTATGGCCACAAGACCCAGACAGACATTGGTGGCGGTGGCGGCGGACTGATACCTTCCGTTCCTCGAGCGACCACGCAGCAGCCGTCAGCTGAGGATCCGGCTCTCTGCGCTGATCCTCGTATTGATACTATCTTTAATTCTGCCGACGGTTCGACTTTTGTATTCAAAG GCGATCATTACTGGAGGCTAACTGAAGATGGCGTAGCGGCTGGGTACCCGCGTCTTATTTCCCGAGCCTGGCCTGGTCTACCCGGAAACATTGATGCAGCATTTACCTACAAGAACGGCAAGACTTACTTCTTTAAGGGCTCGAAGTACTGGAGGTACAATGGGCAGAAGATGGACGGGGATTACCCCAAGGATATTAGTGAAG GCTTCACCGGTATCCCAGATAACCTAGATGCGGCTTTGGTTTGGTCCGGCAATGGCAAGATCTATTTCTACAAGGGCTCGAAATTCTGGCGATTTGACCCTGCACAACGGCCTCCCGTGAAAGCTACCTACCCGAAGCCTTTGTCTAACTGGGATGGAATACCTGATAACATCGACGCCGCCTTGCAGTACACTAACGGATACACCTACTTCTTCAAGGGGGGATCATACTGGAGATTCAACGACAGATTGTTCAGC GTGGACACAGACAACCCTCAGTTCCCGCGTTCAACCGCGTTCTGGTGGTTGGGCTGCAGCAGCGCGCCGCGCGGCACCGTCGGAGGTAACGCTCGACTATCAGACGACACTGTTCCTGCCGATGACGACGTCGGGGACATTACCTTCGACGCAG